The window CATCAGCCCCGGCGGCTGCACCGGCCCCTGCAGCTGCTGCTCCCGCTTCCGCCCCCGCCCCAGTGGCAGCACCTGCACCGGCTCCTGCAAATGTGGCCCCTGCGGCTGCAGGCCCCGTCGAAGTGCGCGTGCCCGACATTGGCGACTTCAAGGACGTCGCCGTCATCGAGATGTTGGTCAAGGTGGGTGACACCATCAAGGTCGAGCAATCGCTGTTCACCGTCGAGTCCGACAAGGCGTCGATGGAGATCCCATCGCCCGCAGCCGGCGTGCTCAAGGAGCTCAAGGTCAAGATTGGCGACACGGTCAACATCGGTGACCTGGTCGCCATGCTGGAAGGCACGGCGGCTGCACCTGCGCCCGCTGCCGCTCCTGCGCCCGCTGCCGCTCCTGCGCCCGCTGCCGCTCCTGCACCTGTTGCGGCCGCTGCGCCCGTGGCTGCCTCTGTGGCGGCTGCCGCAGCTCCCGTCGCTGCCACGGCCTCCGTGGCCGTACCCGCCCACCAGCCCGGCACCCCCACGGCAGGCCTGCCCCATGCATCGCCCTCCGTGCGCAAGTTTGCCCGCGAACTGGGTGTGCCCATCGACGAAGTCAAGGGCACCGGCCCCAAGGGCCGCATCACCCAGGACGACGTGGCCGCCTTCACCAAGCAGGTGATGGCTGGCGCGGTGCAGACCAAGGCCCAGGCCGCCAAGGCGCCTGCTGCGGCATCCGGCGGCTCCGGCGTGGGTCTGGACCTGCTGCCCTGGCCCAAGGTGGACTTCACCAAGTTCGGCCCGGTGGAGCGCAAGGACCTCTCGCGCATCAAGAAGATCAGCGGTGCCAACCTGCACCGCAACTGGGTCGTCATTCCGCACGTCACCAACCACGACGACGCGGACATCACCGACCTCGAAGCCTTCCGTGTGCAGTTCAACAAGGAGAACGAGAAGAGTGGCGTCAAGGTCACCATGCTCGCCTTCATGATCAAGGCCGCCGTGGCCGCGCTCAAGAAGTTCCCCGAGTTCAACAGCTCGCTCGACGGCGATCAGCTGGTGATGAAGAACTACTTCCACATCGGCTTTGCGGCCGACACGCCCAACGGCCTCGTGGTGCCCGTCATCCGCGACGCCGACAAGAAGGGCATCGTCCAGATCTCGCAAGAGATGGGCGACCTGGCCAAGAAGGCCCGCGACGGAAAGCTCGGCCCGGCCGACATGACGGGCGGTTGCTTCTCCATCAGCTCGCTGGGCGGCATTGGTGGCCGTTACTTCACGCCCATCATCAACGCGCCGGAAGTCGCCATCATGGGCGTGTGCAAGAGCAGCCTGGAGCCCAAGTGGGACGGCAAGCAGTTCGCCCCGCGCCTGATGCTGCCCCTGAGCCTGAGCTGGGACCACCGCGTGATCGACGGTGCCGCCGCAGCACGCTTCAACGTGTACTTTGCCTCGCTGCTGGCGGACTTCCGTCGCATCGTGATGTAACGCGAGGGCAACACACATGGCAATCATCGACATCAAGGTGCCCGACATTGGCGACTTCGCCGAAGTGGCCATCATCGAAGTGCTGGTCAAGCCCGGCGACACCATCAAGGC of the Acidovorax sp. 107 genome contains:
- the aceF gene encoding dihydrolipoyllysine-residue acetyltransferase codes for the protein MALVNIQVPDIGDFDEVGVIELLVKVGDTVKAEQSLITVESDKASMEIPSSHAGVVKELKIALGDKVKQGSVIAVVESADAGAASAPAAAPAPAAAAPASAPAPVAAPAPAPANVAPAAAGPVEVRVPDIGDFKDVAVIEMLVKVGDTIKVEQSLFTVESDKASMEIPSPAAGVLKELKVKIGDTVNIGDLVAMLEGTAAAPAPAAAPAPAAAPAPAAAPAPVAAAAPVAASVAAAAAPVAATASVAVPAHQPGTPTAGLPHASPSVRKFARELGVPIDEVKGTGPKGRITQDDVAAFTKQVMAGAVQTKAQAAKAPAAASGGSGVGLDLLPWPKVDFTKFGPVERKDLSRIKKISGANLHRNWVVIPHVTNHDDADITDLEAFRVQFNKENEKSGVKVTMLAFMIKAAVAALKKFPEFNSSLDGDQLVMKNYFHIGFAADTPNGLVVPVIRDADKKGIVQISQEMGDLAKKARDGKLGPADMTGGCFSISSLGGIGGRYFTPIINAPEVAIMGVCKSSLEPKWDGKQFAPRLMLPLSLSWDHRVIDGAAAARFNVYFASLLADFRRIVM